A genomic segment from Klebsiella africana encodes:
- the zinT gene encoding metal-binding protein ZinT produces the protein MTRKIPLLALGFGMALASAQAFAHGNHSHGPALTEVERQASEGIFADKDVQDRALSDWEGVWQSVNPYLLNGDLDPVLEQKAKKPGGKSVEEYRAYYKKGYATDVEQIGIEDDVIEFHVGQTVNSCKYRYSGYKILHYASGKKGVRYLFECQQGDANAPKFVQFSDHIIGPRKSQHFHIFMGNESQEALLKEMDNWPTYYPYALHKEQIVDEMLHH, from the coding sequence CCAGAAAGATCCCCCTACTGGCCTTGGGATTCGGCATGGCGTTAGCCAGCGCCCAGGCGTTCGCCCACGGCAACCATAGCCATGGACCGGCGTTAACCGAAGTCGAGCGTCAGGCCAGCGAAGGTATTTTTGCGGATAAAGATGTGCAGGACCGCGCGCTGAGCGACTGGGAGGGCGTCTGGCAGTCGGTGAACCCGTATCTGCTCAACGGCGATCTCGATCCGGTGCTGGAGCAGAAGGCGAAAAAGCCCGGCGGCAAGAGCGTGGAGGAGTATCGTGCCTATTATAAGAAGGGCTACGCCACCGATGTGGAGCAGATTGGCATTGAAGATGACGTCATTGAGTTCCACGTTGGCCAGACCGTTAATAGCTGCAAATACCGCTATTCAGGCTACAAAATTCTGCATTACGCCTCCGGCAAGAAGGGCGTGCGTTATCTGTTCGAGTGCCAGCAGGGCGATGCCAATGCGCCGAAATTTGTGCAATTCAGCGACCATATCATTGGCCCGCGTAAATCGCAGCATTTCCATATTTTCATGGGCAATGAATCACAGGAGGCGTTGCTGAAAGAGATGGATAACTGGCCGACCTATTATCCCTATGCGCTGCATAAAGAGCAGATCGTTGATGAGATGCTGCACCACTAG